Sequence from the Hamadaea flava genome:
CGGGCGAACGGCGCCGGATCCTGGCCGAGCGTACGGGTGATCTCGTGAGCCGCCCAGCGATGGTTGGCCAGGACCTCGGCGACGTCGTGCAGCCGCCCGTCGGTCGTCCGCTCCAGCCAGTCCGCCGTACGCTGATGGCACTGCACCCGTTCCGACCGGGGCAGCCGCTGGTAGCAGACGTCCCGGACGAGGACGTGGCGGAAGGCGTACTCCGGCTCATCGGCCATTGTGGAACTGGCGGCCTCGACGACCAGGTCCCGTTGCTCCAGCCGGTGCAGGGCCCGGATCACCGGCTCGGTCGGCAGCCCCGAGGCGGCCGCGATGGCGCCCGGCCAGAACTGCGTCCCGACGACCGCCGCCGCCTGGAGGACCACGCGATCGGTCGGCTCCAGCAGGTCGAGGCGGTTGGCGATGACGGCCTGCACGGTCTGCGGCATCCGGGTGGCGGTGTCGCTCTCCAGCATCCAGGTCGGCCCGACCGGGCGCAGCTCGCCCCGGTCCACCAGCATCCGGACGTACTCGTGCGCGTACAACGGATTGCCGCCGGCCAGCTCGACCAGGGGATCGAGGCTGGCGCTGGGGAAGGCGGCGTGGCCGAACATCTGCGCGTACATGGTGGAGATGTCCATGTCGCGCATCGGACCGAGCGAGATGGACGCGGCGCCGGTGATGGCGCTGGTCCAACTGGGGTGTCGTTCGCGAAGCTCCGGCCGGGCCGTCGCGATGACCATGAGCGGCAGGCCCTTGCCCGCGCCGCAGAGCATCTCGACGAAGCGCAGCATCGCTTCGTCCGCCCAGTGCATGTCCTCGAAGACCAGCACGGTCGGGCCGGAGGCGGCTAGGACCTGGAGGAAGCGACGCCAGGCCGACTCGGTCTCGGACTGGGGCAGGCGCGACCCGGCGAGGCCGAGCAGCGGGCCCATGGCGTCGGCGAGGCGGTCGGCCTCGCCCTCGCCGCCGAGCCGGAGCAGGGCGGCCGACAGGCGTTCCCGCGCCGTGGCGTCGTCGTCGGTGTCCAGTACGCCCAGCTCGGCCTTGACGATCTCGGCGAGCGCCGCGTAAGTGACGTTCTCCCCGAACGGCGGACAGTGGCCGACCAGCCAGCGGATGTCCTGGCCGGGCAGCCGGGCCGCGTAGCGGGACAGTTCCCGCAGCAGGCGGCTCTTGCCGATGCCGGCCACCCCGAAGATGGTGACGAGCTGCGGCGCCCGGTCGGCGATCATCCGGTGCAGCGCAGTGGTGAGCATGCCGCGCTCGTGGTCGCGGTCGACCATCGGCGTCGACTCGTCCCGTTCGCCGACCCGCAGCCGCCCGGCCCCGGTCGCCAGCCAGATGTGGCTGGGGGAGCGCTTGCCCTTGAGGATCGCGGGCGGCTGGGCGGCGTATTCGATCTCGTTCTGGGTGGCGTCGTAGGTCAGCTCGTCGACGAGGACGCCGGTGGGCGGGCAGGCCGCCTGGAGCCGGGCGGCCGTGTTGACGACGTCGCCCGCGACGATGGCCTGGCCGCCGTCGCGCGCGGCGGTGACGTCGACGAGCGCTTGACCGGTGGCGACGCCGACCCGGAAGGACAGGTCGGCCACCGGCCCGGCCTGCTGGGTCAGCGCCCGCTGGACCTCCAGCCCGGCCCGGACCGCGCGGAGGGCGTCGTTCTCGGTCGCGACCGGGGCGCCGAAGATGGCCATGACCGCGTCCCCGATGTACTTCTCCAGGACGCCGCCGTGCTGCCTGACCACCCGGCGGACCACGCTGAAGTACTCGTGCTGAGTCCCCCTGACCTGCTCAGGATCGAGCTGCTCGGCGAACGGCGTGAAGTCCACCATGTCGACGAACAGCACGGTGACCATCCGCCGGTCCTCGCGCGGAGCGGCGGGCAGGGAGACACCGAGGCGCGCGCCACAGCCGGTGCAGAACGCCGCCAGCGGAGCCGCTTGACGTCCACACTGGAGACAGAAGACGGCCAGGCTCGCGCCACAGCCGCCGCAGAACTTGTCCTCCGGGCCGGCCGCACGCGAGCAGGTCGGGCACGTGACAGAAATCGTCTTCTCCAAGCTTGGGGTGTCCAGTATCGGCGAAAGCCCAGGCAGTACAAAGCCATGCTGTAGGGAAACCGACTCCACGCCGCCAAAGTTCGGCGCGATGGATACAGTTCTGCCAGCCTGATGGGCCAAGGCGCGAGGGAGGCGGCCGGTGCTGGTGCGACTTGCGGCGGAGTGGACCGATCCGTTCGGGGTTGATCACCACGCCGGTGACGTCGTGGACATCGATGTGATCACCCTCGCCGAACTTGAACAGAGAGGAGTGGTCCAAGCGATGAGTAACGAGCCCGAAGAGTGGTCTGGTCCCGGCGAGGAGTCCGAGGAGGCCGCGCAGGAGTGGTCGGGTCCCGGCGCCGCCGAGGAGACCGAGGTCGAGGAGTGGTCGGGCCCCGGCGCGGCCGAGGAGACCTCCGACGACGAGTGAGTCGTCACGAAGGCCCGGTGGCAGCTGCCACCGGGCCTTCGTTCGTTCTACGCCCTTGTTCCACGCCGGCGATGCCGGCGGCGGTCAGCGGTCGGCCATGCCGGCCCGGCGACGCAGCGACGCCAGGTCGGTCACCACGATCCGCCGGCCCTCGGTACGCAGCCAGCCGCGGCTGGCGAACGAGCCGATCGCCTGGTTGACGCTCTGCCGGGAACCACCGGCCATCTCGGCCAGCTGGCTCTGGTTCAGCTCGATGGTGATCATCGGCGCCTGACTCTCCCCGGCCAGTCGGACCAGCGTCTTGGCCACCCGACCCGGCAGGTCGAGGAAGACGTAGTCGGCGTTCTGGTCGGTCAGTCGCCGGATCAGCCCACCCAGCGACCGCATCACCGCGTCGAGGATGCGCGGATGCGTGTGGACCAGTTCCATGAAGGCGCCCCGGCTCAGCGCCAGGGCGGAACAGTCCTCAAGCGCCTCGGCCGAGGCCGAGCGGGCCGAACCGTCCAGAAGCGACACTTCACCGAAGACGTCCGGCGGCCG
This genomic interval carries:
- a CDS encoding ATP-binding protein, which translates into the protein MEKTISVTCPTCSRAAGPEDKFCGGCGASLAVFCLQCGRQAAPLAAFCTGCGARLGVSLPAAPREDRRMVTVLFVDMVDFTPFAEQLDPEQVRGTQHEYFSVVRRVVRQHGGVLEKYIGDAVMAIFGAPVATENDALRAVRAGLEVQRALTQQAGPVADLSFRVGVATGQALVDVTAARDGGQAIVAGDVVNTAARLQAACPPTGVLVDELTYDATQNEIEYAAQPPAILKGKRSPSHIWLATGAGRLRVGERDESTPMVDRDHERGMLTTALHRMIADRAPQLVTIFGVAGIGKSRLLRELSRYAARLPGQDIRWLVGHCPPFGENVTYAALAEIVKAELGVLDTDDDATARERLSAALLRLGGEGEADRLADAMGPLLGLAGSRLPQSETESAWRRFLQVLAASGPTVLVFEDMHWADEAMLRFVEMLCGAGKGLPLMVIATARPELRERHPSWTSAITGAASISLGPMRDMDISTMYAQMFGHAAFPSASLDPLVELAGGNPLYAHEYVRMLVDRGELRPVGPTWMLESDTATRMPQTVQAVIANRLDLLEPTDRVVLQAAAVVGTQFWPGAIAAASGLPTEPVIRALHRLEQRDLVVEAASSTMADEPEYAFRHVLVRDVCYQRLPRSERVQCHQRTADWLERTTDGRLHDVAEVLANHRWAAHEITRTLGQDPAPFARPAREALQLAARRAYNLHALETAQTLLARALGMKLDPDAGLELLAAEIDFYRDGDAFLNDGGVARLILLTEQLAAAGDVAGAARGCTLLGQAAWSRADRAETLHWLGRAVGYFEGLPDSPQMMEALLELARARMLDFEFEPAIAAARGAADTARSLHLAEAEASARITIEVARYMAGEPDALDELHKTTEDCRRAQLSSWRRAASNLAWVYLEEGDVSANLRLLSEVRASVRGGGHALSPSYNEQAQNAYMAGDWTDAIGATAVVMRRPTEEWDLHAIAIGAWMRVLRGEPVEIDGEDPIETVLIGARRSGFHRVLRSALAHAALCRVLQNRTEEAQALLDELEQDWSQTEMMTFCEWSAGAAHAAALLGPAGARQARAMFERSTRRTPWIEAALSTMAGALAEDPAEAGGHYLAAAEIYAKIGTPSDEVLALSAALRVLPVTDARHDGVERQVRAFAERNGAPRLLP
- a CDS encoding Crp/Fnr family transcriptional regulator codes for the protein MEMRLPEPADALTGVEMFAGLEPEARQRLIAAAVPRTYRRGQLLFVENDPGESLIVLKRGSVAVFRTAPTGERAVLSVMRPPDVFGEVSLLDGSARSASAEALEDCSALALSRGAFMELVHTHPRILDAVMRSLGGLIRRLTDQNADYVFLDLPGRVAKTLVRLAGESQAPMITIELNQSQLAEMAGGSRQSVNQAIGSFASRGWLRTEGRRIVVTDLASLRRRAGMADR